The region CAATTCAACGGCATCTTCGCGTTCTCCGGGGGCGGATACCCGCCGATGATTTGCATCGGTCGCATCGGCAGAGCTAGCAAAGGCATCTTCGCCGGCGTGTCGTAGGTTTGAAGTCGTCATGTTCGTTCATTTGGCAacgacggcgacgatggcGTGCGACAATCGGTACAGGATCGCTGATAAAGATGTTGCAAAGCGGGACAGTCACAAAAGGGGAGGTCACATGTGAGACGTCAGGCACGAGGCCAACAGGAGACTTGGCTATGCCCGAGTTGCGCACCAACAGGAACAGTAAACGAAGGAATAAAACAATGGAATGCGTCTCCGGCGTAGACGTCAAACGGGCCCAGGGTCGGGCTGCATGAGTGATTGTCGTGATGGTAGATGGAAGTTGAAGTCGGAAGGATAAGAGATTGCGAGACCATCCCGTCAAAAGGTCAAAGTGGTTTGCGGGTGACGCGGATGCCGGCAGGGAGCAGGGTTTCATCTTCGCGGCGTCAGCGCCAAGGGGCCAACAGCCAATGGCAGACGGACTTGGCGTCGAAATCTTGACCAAGTTGCCGTCCGGCCAAGATCCGAACCCAATCATCAACTCACCAAAATGATATGAGATGCATGGCGTGCCGATGTGATAGTTTCACGGCATTTGTCTTGTGATGGTGAAGAATTGGCGACGTGTATTTGTTCGGAAATTGTCAGAACATCACCGTCCAACCTGGACGCCTGCAAATTCACATCTACGCCAAGATGCATCGGATGACGGTCCGGTCCGCAGGCATTCACACTATGGCCAACAGTCAAACGTCAAGATCCTTTATCTATGTCGTGCGCACCAACTTCCGCTTCACCTCCCATCATACCCTCACAACCATGGCACCTGCATCCATCCCCTTGCCTtccaccaaaacaccagcctTTCTCAACACATTCACACAATTCCTCACAACCTCATCTTTTACCCCTTCCGTCTTGACGGGAAACTTGACCGTCTTGAGCCACTCCTTCGCATCAGGCTCTGTGTACCCCAGCTCCGTCGAGATGTACCGAACCGCCTCATCCTGATTCTCGGTAAAGTGCTGTACACCCCGATCCAGCTTCTCAAACAGCGTTTTTACACGATCATCCCGGCTCTCGGTCAACTTGGTCGACGCAACAATCTTCCAGCTGCTCCAGGGGGTGTAAATTTCGCTCACGCGTCGAATCTCGCCAGAGTCGTAGTACTTTTTGGACGTGAAATGTTCCCACATGAAGAAGTCGGCCTCGCCAGAGTTGACTGCGTTGCGAAGCTTGTCAAAGGTCTGGAGGACCACCGTGTCGGAGAAGTGGGTGTTGTCGGCGAGCCATCCCTGCTGGTCGGCGAGAACAAAGCCCATCACGTAGGATCCGGAGCCGATACGGGAGACGCCAATTTTGCTGCCTTTGAGAGAGGCAACGGACGTGACTTCGGGGCGTTGTGCTCCCGTGGAGATGGCCCAGCCTGTGGGAGTCAGCGGATTTCGTGAGACACACCGCAGCATGCGGCCGAATACGTACACAATGGGGTATCGACATAGGTGCCGACGAGGCGGTACCCTCCGTCTCCTTCAAT is a window of Pochonia chlamydosporia 170 chromosome 5, whole genome shotgun sequence DNA encoding:
- a CDS encoding periplasmic binding protein-like II (similar to Metarhizium robertsii ARSEF 23 XP_007817710.1); the protein is MPSEGLRIGFVPEHFSTPIYFAQKYYGLNATLIPFPSGTGHMITAIRAGEIDIGIGLTEGWIAGLGKEGIEGDGGYRLVGTYVDTPLCWAISTGAQRPEVTSVASLKGSKIGVSRIGSGSYVMGFVLADQQGWLADNTHFSDTVVLQTFDKLRNAVNSGEADFFMWEHFTSKKYYDSGEIRRVSEIYTPWSSWKIVASTKLTESRDDRVKTLFEKLDRGVQHFTENQDEAVRYISTELGYTEPDAKEWLKTVKFPVKTEGVKDEVVRNCVNVLRKAGVLVEGKGMDAGAMVVRV